The Wolbachia endosymbiont of Spodoptera picta genome segment CTAACTGCCGATGAGTGTGAAAATTGAATTGTGTTTAAGATACAAGTAAAAATAGTCAATATATTAACCATTCTAAATCCTTGTTTAGCTAACTCAACTGAAGCATTTTCATAAAGTTTTGCTGCTAATTCGTGTTGTTTGATAAACTTCAAATTTAATGCTTTTAAAATTGATGCTGAAAACACATATTGCTAATGCTAGCAGAGGAGCTAGTTGGTAAAATCGCCACAGCCGTCAGTACTCCCGATTACTTTTCCTGATAATGTGATAGTATTCGCAAGTATTATCATATATTACAAAAAAATCAGTTAGCATTTCTGTTTATTAAAATTATGCAATAAAGCTGCATTTTATATAACACTTCTCAAATTATTTCTACTAAATATTTATGAATATGGTTAAACAGTAGATAGAAGAAACCTTTTCTATTATTGATCTTTTGTACAGTAAAGTTATCTCATAAAATATTAAATTTGGAGTTTTATGGATCACAGACTAAGAGCTTATTTGCTTGGAGTTACCTGGTTTATACTCAGTTTACTTAGTAGTGTAGTTAATGATACTATATCAAAGTGTCTCGGTTTACACCTTCAAAGTTTTGAGATAATCTTTTTCCGTTTTTTATTTAGCACTATTACTCTTATACCTTTTATATTTTACTATGGAATAGGAGTTTGTAAAACAAGTCGAATATCTATTCAAATAACTAGAGGTGCATTGTTGTTTTGTGGAATGACCTTATGGACCTATGGGTTGACTATTTGCCCAATAGTAACTGCAACAATTATAGGTTTCTCAATACCATTATTTGTTATGCTTCTTGCAATTCCTTTTCTGGAAGAAAATATAATTTGGCAAAGATGGGTAGTAGCTGTCATTGGTTTTATTGGTATTGCTATTACTACTAAAGCTTATAGTGAGGATTTTAATCCTAAAATTCTTATTTTTATTGTATCCGCATTAATCTTCGCTATACTAGATGTACTTAATAAGAAGCTTGTAATGAAGGAGACAATAATAAGTATATTATTTTACTCAGCTCTAACAACAACAATTTTTTCCACTCCATCTTTGTTATTTTATTGGCATATGCCTTCCTTGTTGGAGTTAGTATTACTGCTGATTTTAGGAATAAGTTCAAACCTAATTCTGTTCTTCATGTTAAAAGCTTTTGCTCTTACTGATGCTACTGCACTTGCACCTTATAGATACACAGAGCTAATAATTTCTGCAATAGTAGCATACGTTATATTTAATGAATTACCTGATAAAAGTGCTTTATATGGTACTTTGATATTAATACCATCAACCTTATTTATAGCTTATTCGGAAGGTAAGGCAATTAAGAAAAATAATGTAACAACAAAAGTTTATAATTGTTAATGGTATTTATTTTAGATGCTAAGCTATATTTTTAAGGTGATAATAAAATGCACATAACTATTATAGGAGTAGGGTATGTAGGCTTAGTATCTGGTACAATGTTATCGGAGCAGGGCCATAAAGTTGATTGCATTGACATAAATACTGAGAAGATTGAACTTTTGAAATCAGGGAAAATTCCCTTATATGAACCTGGATTAGCAGATTATTTAGAGAATAATATAAAGTCACAAAGGATAAGATTTTTTGATTCGTATTCTCAAATAAATCCCAATACAGAAGTAGTATTTGTAACTGTAGATACTCCATCAGACTCCCTAGGAAATGCAAATTTAAAGAATGTATATAATGCAGTAAGTGAAGTTTCTGAGAGAGTTAATCAAGATTGCTTAATAGTGATAAAGTCAACTGTTCCTCCTGGTACTGCAGAAAATATACATAATTATTTATCTAATAAGGGCTATAACTTTGATTTAGGAGTTAATCCAGAGTTTCTCAAGCAAGGCTCTGCAGTATCAGATTTTTTATACCCAGATAGGATAATAATAGGAGTAAAAACTAAGCTAGCTAGGGCAAAACTAGAAGTTATATATAGATCATTTATAGATAAGAATATTCCGTTAATAGTCACTGATACAGTTACTGCTGAAATGATTAAATATGCTTCTAATGCCTTTCTAGCAACAAAGGTTGCTTTTATCAATGAGATGGCAGGTTTATGTGAGCTATTAGGAGCAGACATTGACCTTTTAGCTAACAGTATGGGAATGGACCATAGAATAGGTAAGGAATTTCTCAAAGCTGGTCCAGGATTTGGAGGATCATGTTTTCCTAAGGATTTGTCAGCTTTATTAAGGCTTGCTGAAGACTACAATGTTAAGCTACAAATTTTAAATTCAGTTAAAGAATCTAACTATAATCATATAACAAACATTGCTAAAAAGGTAGAATATGTATTAAATGGAGTCCAAAATAAAAAAATAGCAATATGGGGGCTAACTTTTAAGTCTGGTACTGATGATGTAAGAAATAGCCCAGCTATAGATATTGCAAAATTGTTAGTGAATAACAAGGCTAAAATTACTGCATATGATCCAATGGGGATGGATAATGCTAGGCAAGTTCTAAAGGATATAGAGTACGCAGACAATGCTATAGGGGCTGCAAGAGACGCGGAAGCCTTATTATTATTAACGGAGTGGAAAGAATTTAAAAATCAAGATTTTGCAAGTTTAAAGAGTATTATGGCTGCACCTAATATTTTTGATTTCCGTAATTTATTAGATAGCGAGCTATTACTAAGATATGGTTACCATGTTTATTCCTTGGGTAAAAAATCTATCTACAAAGTTTAACTGTTGAGAAATTTTTTTTACACCGCTTTACTTAGTTTTTTTAGATCTTTGCTTGATAGTATGGAAAAGCAAACGAGTGCAACAACAGAGCAAATGGAAAAAAATGAAAACATAATACTGTTACCACAGTGCTTAACAAGTACTCCTAAGAGCACGCATGAAAATATTGAACTTGCAATATACTGAAATAATCCTGTTAAGCTTACAATTGCACACACATTATTTTGTGGAGCAATTTCTACAGCTATAACACCTGTCAGTACTTGCACTCCAAATATAAAGAATCCTGATAAGATTGCACCAAGGTTCATAAGAATTATGTTTTGACCAAAGTTCATTGCAATAAAAGTGAGTGCTATACCCAACATGTAAAGTAATGCCAGCAAGCTTCTATTTTGAAAGAAGTACATATCACTAATTCTTCCTGTGATTAAAGTTCCAAGGATTCCACCTAAATCATATACGCCTGTTATTAGTGAGGATTGTACAAGAGAAATTTGTAATTTATCCCTTAAAATTATAGGAAACCAAAAAAAGATTCCCATTTTTATAATATAAGCACAAAAAGTAGCACAACATAGAAACCATATGGAACTTGTTACCTTGATACCTATTTGAGATTTCTGCACCTTATAATAGGTAGTAAAGTTGGCACTTTCTTTGTAATATGCTTTTAATATTGTATAAATTCCAAAAAGTAAGCATAAGAGACCAGAGTACAAAAATGCACTTTTTGCATCATATATTTTAATTATACTTGGTAATACAATTAAAGTAATACAAGAACCAAGTTGCTGAGATGAGCTCATAACTCCCCATGATGATGCAATTGAAGAGATGCTAGAGTTTGTAACCATAAACTTGGTAATAGCTGGCCAACCTAACCCTTGTGTCCAAGCTAATAATATTAATGTTAACAGTAATAAAGTTAGATTATTATATGATGAAGTTATACCAATGGTTAATAATCCAGTTGCAATATTGCATAGCCCAAACATAAATAATGGATTATTTTTGGAGTCCATGATTATTCCATTAACAAATTTTGATACTCCATAAAAAAAAGAAAAGCAGGCAAAAAAATAGCTTAATTTTACATGGTCAGTATCTATTAACAGTGGTAGAGCAATTGGTATACTTTGTCTTGATAAATAAAGCAGCATATATCCACAGAAGAATAGTAAATATTGAAAGAAGACAAAGTTCACACCTATTCCCAAATAGCTCTATGCAGATGCTAGCATAATACTATATTGGTATAATATTGTTTGACAAGAAGTTTGCAAACAATTAGTGCAGAAAATTACTTACTTAGTATCTTTCTTATAGCAGATACAGTAGTATTAATATCTTCATAGCTTATATCTCTATGTGTTATAGCTCTGATTTTACCTTTGATGTTAGCCATTCTAATTCCATAATTTGTCATTAGTACGTTTATTAATTCTTGAGTAGATATACAATTAGTATGTAATGAAAAATACGCTATATTAGTTTTATACAGGTCGATATCAATTATAACTTGATCTATAGAGCCTAGGCCTTCTATAAGGTGCTGCATTTTTTTATGATCTTCTTCTAAAGAATTTACATTATTATGTAGAGCATATAAACATGCAGCTGAAATAATGCCAGCTTGGTGCATACCTCCACCAATTTGAAACTTATAGTACCAAGCTTTTTCAATAAAATCTTCACTTCCAAGCAATATTGCGCCCATTGGAGCACCTAATCCTTTACTAAAATCAATAAATATCGAATCAAAATAACTTGCATACTCTTTTGGAGATATTTTAGTATGAGCACAAGCGTTGAACAGTCTTGCTCCATCTAAATGAGTGAATACGTCATTCTCTTTGCAGAGACTTGAGATCTCTTGAATATATTCTAAAGGCCACACAGCTCCACCACCAAAATTTGTCGTTTGTTCGATAGAAACAAGCCCAACTCTCGGAATATTTCTTAAACTAGGACGAGTAATAAACTCAACAATTTGTTCTCCAGTAAATATTCCTCTCGTACCTTTGATGGGCAAAGGAGTGGCATGTGCCTGGGCTGCGATCAAGCCAGATTGTACTATGAGTGGATGTGAAGTTTCATCAAGCAGCAAGTAATCACCAGGTCTTTGAATGTGTACTTTATAAGCAATTACATTGGACATCGTTCCTGAAATCAAAAAGATTCCTGCAGGTTTACCTAATATTTTACATGCGGTTGCCACTAATTCGTTTACAGTTGGATCTTCACATGCAGCTTCGTTTCCAACTTTTGCTTTAGCCATCGCTTCCCTCATTTTAGCTGAAGGGTCAGTGTTTGAATCGCTAAAGAAATCTATTTTTATTCTCATATTAAATTTAACACAACCTCCTTTATAATTTCAGCAGCTTTCATGATTTCTGTTTCCTTTGTGCCAAGATGGGTAACTGCTCTTATATGAGACTCGAGCCAAGGAAAAAGCAATAAACCATAAGCTTGGCACTTACTCAAGAAAACCTCATTAGTTACATTTAGTGCTTTTATACTGAAGCTTACTATATTAGTTTCTGGATAAGGTAGTACCAGTTTTATGTGTGGAATTTCTTTAATCTTATCTGCAAACAATTTAGCGAGCTTATTATCTTCTTTAAGCCTAGAGATATTATTCTGTAGTACGTATTTTGCTGCATTAGCACAATACCCTATCTGATGATAACCACTACCTAGCCAAACCTGTAGCTTTTTAGCCCTTTCAATTATCTCTCTTTTACCCATAAGCATTGAACCAAAAGGAGCGCCAAGTCCTTTAGTAAAAGAAAAGCTCATTGTATCCACATATTTAGCATAATCTGCTAAAGCAATATTTGTTTCGATATGAGCATTAAATATTCTTGCACCGTCTAAATGAAGATTTACATTGTGAGCTTTTAAAAAGTGATATAACTCGACTTGTTTTTCAAAGGGATAAATTTTACCATTAAACCCATTTATACTATTTTCTATAGAAACAAGACTCACCTGAGCAAAAATTTTATACCTCGGCTTAGAATTAATAGCATATTCTACTTCATCAACATCTAAGATTCCGCTATTATTTCTAATACAGTTAAATACGATATTATTTACTTTTGCATTGCCTGCGCTATCGAAAAAATTAACGTGGTAATTATAATGAGTTATTAGTTCATCACCAGGACTTGTTTGACTGGCAATGGCTAATCTATTTGCAAGCATACCGCTGGTTACAAATAATGCTTCTTCTACTTTGAATAATTGTTTGCAATATTCTGATAAGTCATTACAGCTTTTGTCTTCACCATAAGCAAAATCTCCAACAGTTGCATTACTTATTGCATGTATAACGTTGGAGCCCTGCAGAGTTGTAGTGTCACTTCTCAGATCAATAATTTTTTCCATCTTATTTTTTGCCATTCAAACAACCAATTTGAGCATTCCAAAGTTCCTTGTAAAGACCTTGCTTAGAAACTAATTCAGCATGTTTACCATCTTGGACAATTTTTCCTTTGTTAAATACTAGAATTCGGTCCATGTGTAAAAGTGTAGAAATACGGTGTGCTATAGTAATCGTAGTTTTATTTTTCATCAATTTGAATAAACTCATTTGAATTGTTTTTTCTGTTATAGAATCTAACTGACTAGTTGGTTCATCGAGAAATAATATTGGAGCGTTTTTTAAAAATGCCCTGGCTATTATTATTCTTTGTCTTTCTCCTCCAGATAGCTTGATGCCTTTTTCTCCGACTGTAGTTCCATATTGATCTGGTAGAGTCATAATGAAATCGTGAATACCAGCCAGCTTTGCAGCTCTCATTATTTCTTCGATAGTAGATTGAAGTCTACCATATATGATGTTTGCTAAAATAGTATCATGAAATAACAATGGGTCTTGAGGTATTACAGATATTTGTTGCCTCAAAGAACTCTGTGTAACTTCTGATACTATTTGATTATCAATCTGTATATTACCTTTTTTAACATCAAATAGCCTTAGAATTAAGTTTATAAAAGTAGATTTACCACCTCCAGAATAACCAACTAGACCTACCTTTTCGCAAGGATTAATGGTAACTGAGAAATCTTGAAATAATGGCTCCTGACCTTCATAAGAAAAAGAAACATTGTTAAACGTTATTCTTCCACTTAATAAATTTAATTCTTTAGCATTTTCCTTATCTTGAATTTCTGGTACAGTAGTCAAGATTGGCAATGCATCTGAAACTTTGCCGAAATGAGTAGAAAATTGGGTAAGATTCCTAGTTAGATGGTTAAGAAACTCTATAATCGATATATTAATTCCAAGTACAAGAGCAATATCTCCTATTGCAATTTTGTTCAATTGATAGTCATAAATTAAAAAGTACAAGTTTACTGCTTGGAGTATATCAAATGAATAGCCATATATAAACCAAAGACAAAAGTATGCCCATTGTAATTTTCTCTCTGCAATAGTTCTTTTCTTGCATATTTGAAAAAATTTGTGTCTCTCATGTGCTTGCTGAGAAAATAGCCTTACTGATATAACATTTAAAATACTATCTGCTATACTAGCTATTACTTGTGAATTTTGTTTAGAGTAATTATCAGCTAGTTCAGTAAGTACACGAAAGCTGAAAATCGATACTAAAATAAAAATGCTTACCCAAGTGAATGTGGCGATTGCAAATTTTATGTTTACTAATGATAAGGTATAAATAGCTAAGACTAATGCTATGCTGTAACCGAAAAAACAATCTATAAGCAATCTTATTAACTCTATCACACTATCCATTAAGTTACTGGCCTTATGTACTAAACTTCCGGATAAATTGTTCTGATAATAGGAATGGTCTTGTTGGAGTAGCCTACAAAAAGACATATCAGCTATTTTTTGACGCATTAAGGTAAACATTCGAATGTCAACAAAATAGCCATAGAATCTAAAAGCAGTAGTGATAAGTAATGCCATACCAAGATAAGCGCTTACAGGTAATAAAAGATTTTCAATTACATTACCTTCCTGATATTTTACAGCTGTATCTAGAATATTTTTTACTAAATACTTTCTAAAAGACAAATCAACAGCTACCACCAGAGCAACTAAAGACATTATAAGTACATTAAGCTTGAATTTAGATACTATATTCAAGATGAACATCAATACACATTTGAAGCTATCAACTCTACTTCTGTTCATTTACAATGCTAGCTCCACTACGTTGACTTTTTTATTGAGAAATACAAGTAGTGAAAACCATAAATTTTTGTATATTTTTCCTGAGATGTCTCCAGCATCATGTAGTGCTGATGCTTGATTTAGAATAAGCAGCTTATATAAATCTCGCTTAGCCTCAGTAGTGTCGATCTCAGAAATATTTGTAGTTGTATCTGTAATAAAGGCTAACCAGCTCTTGATAAGTTCTTCCATGTTTTTTGCTTTTATACTTTCCTGGTAGCCAAACAATGACAAGCATTCTCTCAGTATAGATTCTGTTAACTCACCACAATTGAGTATACCAAAAACTGAAGGCTGAGGTTTTGGCACATAGGGAAGGTCTTGATCTTTTATAATCCACCTTGTTACATAAGCAAATCTATCTTTAGCATCTGTATTCTTATCACTACCATGCCATAACCGTGAATCAAAAACTATCGCATCTCCTGCTGAAATAGGTAGTGACTTAAT includes the following:
- a CDS encoding DMT family transporter; its protein translation is MDHRLRAYLLGVTWFILSLLSSVVNDTISKCLGLHLQSFEIIFFRFLFSTITLIPFIFYYGIGVCKTSRISIQITRGALLFCGMTLWTYGLTICPIVTATIIGFSIPLFVMLLAIPFLEENIIWQRWVVAVIGFIGIAITTKAYSEDFNPKILIFIVSALIFAILDVLNKKLVMKETIISILFYSALTTTIFSTPSLLFYWHMPSLLELVLLLILGISSNLILFFMLKAFALTDATALAPYRYTELIISAIVAYVIFNELPDKSALYGTLILIPSTLFIAYSEGKAIKKNNVTTKVYNC
- a CDS encoding threonine aldolase family protein codes for the protein MRIKIDFFSDSNTDPSAKMREAMAKAKVGNEAACEDPTVNELVATACKILGKPAGIFLISGTMSNVIAYKVHIQRPGDYLLLDETSHPLIVQSGLIAAQAHATPLPIKGTRGIFTGEQIVEFITRPSLRNIPRVGLVSIEQTTNFGGGAVWPLEYIQEISSLCKENDVFTHLDGARLFNACAHTKISPKEYASYFDSIFIDFSKGLGAPMGAILLGSEDFIEKAWYYKFQIGGGMHQAGIISAACLYALHNNVNSLEEDHKKMQHLIEGLGSIDQVIIDIDLYKTNIAYFSLHTNCISTQELINVLMTNYGIRMANIKGKIRAITHRDISYEDINTTVSAIRKILSK
- a CDS encoding UDP-glucose dehydrogenase family protein, with product MHITIIGVGYVGLVSGTMLSEQGHKVDCIDINTEKIELLKSGKIPLYEPGLADYLENNIKSQRIRFFDSYSQINPNTEVVFVTVDTPSDSLGNANLKNVYNAVSEVSERVNQDCLIVIKSTVPPGTAENIHNYLSNKGYNFDLGVNPEFLKQGSAVSDFLYPDRIIIGVKTKLARAKLEVIYRSFIDKNIPLIVTDTVTAEMIKYASNAFLATKVAFINEMAGLCELLGADIDLLANSMGMDHRIGKEFLKAGPGFGGSCFPKDLSALLRLAEDYNVKLQILNSVKESNYNHITNIAKKVEYVLNGVQNKKIAIWGLTFKSGTDDVRNSPAIDIAKLLVNNKAKITAYDPMGMDNARQVLKDIEYADNAIGAARDAEALLLLTEWKEFKNQDFASLKSIMAAPNIFDFRNLLDSELLLRYGYHVYSLGKKSIYKV
- a CDS encoding threonine aldolase family protein — protein: MEKIIDLRSDTTTLQGSNVIHAISNATVGDFAYGEDKSCNDLSEYCKQLFKVEEALFVTSGMLANRLAIASQTSPGDELITHYNYHVNFFDSAGNAKVNNIVFNCIRNNSGILDVDEVEYAINSKPRYKIFAQVSLVSIENSINGFNGKIYPFEKQVELYHFLKAHNVNLHLDGARIFNAHIETNIALADYAKYVDTMSFSFTKGLGAPFGSMLMGKREIIERAKKLQVWLGSGYHQIGYCANAAKYVLQNNISRLKEDNKLAKLFADKIKEIPHIKLVLPYPETNIVSFSIKALNVTNEVFLSKCQAYGLLLFPWLESHIRAVTHLGTKETEIMKAAEIIKEVVLNLI
- a CDS encoding MFS transporter, which codes for MLLYLSRQSIPIALPLLIDTDHVKLSYFFACFSFFYGVSKFVNGIIMDSKNNPLFMFGLCNIATGLLTIGITSSYNNLTLLLLTLILLAWTQGLGWPAITKFMVTNSSISSIASSWGVMSSSQQLGSCITLIVLPSIIKIYDAKSAFLYSGLLCLLFGIYTILKAYYKESANFTTYYKVQKSQIGIKVTSSIWFLCCATFCAYIIKMGIFFWFPIILRDKLQISLVQSSLITGVYDLGGILGTLITGRISDMYFFQNRSLLALLYMLGIALTFIAMNFGQNIILMNLGAILSGFFIFGVQVLTGVIAVEIAPQNNVCAIVSLTGLFQYIASSIFSCVLLGVLVKHCGNSIMFSFFSICSVVALVCFSILSSKDLKKLSKAV
- a CDS encoding ABC transporter ATP-binding protein, yielding MNRSRVDSFKCVLMFILNIVSKFKLNVLIMSLVALVVAVDLSFRKYLVKNILDTAVKYQEGNVIENLLLPVSAYLGMALLITTAFRFYGYFVDIRMFTLMRQKIADMSFCRLLQQDHSYYQNNLSGSLVHKASNLMDSVIELIRLLIDCFFGYSIALVLAIYTLSLVNIKFAIATFTWVSIFILVSIFSFRVLTELADNYSKQNSQVIASIADSILNVISVRLFSQQAHERHKFFQICKKRTIAERKLQWAYFCLWFIYGYSFDILQAVNLYFLIYDYQLNKIAIGDIALVLGINISIIEFLNHLTRNLTQFSTHFGKVSDALPILTTVPEIQDKENAKELNLLSGRITFNNVSFSYEGQEPLFQDFSVTINPCEKVGLVGYSGGGKSTFINLILRLFDVKKGNIQIDNQIVSEVTQSSLRQQISVIPQDPLLFHDTILANIIYGRLQSTIEEIMRAAKLAGIHDFIMTLPDQYGTTVGEKGIKLSGGERQRIIIARAFLKNAPILFLDEPTSQLDSITEKTIQMSLFKLMKNKTTITIAHRISTLLHMDRILVFNKGKIVQDGKHAELVSKQGLYKELWNAQIGCLNGKK